A stretch of the Lineus longissimus chromosome 10, tnLinLong1.2, whole genome shotgun sequence genome encodes the following:
- the LOC135494281 gene encoding uncharacterized protein LOC135494281 produces MPVLESVPIDDRAKGMKDIDLDKDNIPLERALGVHWDPETDRFGFKTVDKDKMPARCGILSVTSSVFDPIGFLSPFILKAKLILQDLCRLKIGWDDDIPEEHLSKWQRWLSDLPKVSNFKTDRCVKPKDFDNIVSSQFSSQLVHFSDSSEVGYGVMSYLRLVNGDGRIHCCLLLNKSRVAPLKHITMPRMELAGATVAVRVDRMLRKEIDLPVDRSILFTDSTAVIKYIRNRGTRFKTFVANRLAIIHDGSDASQWCYIDTKSNPADHASRGLWAEDFLNCIAWSNGPEFLWKLMEE; encoded by the coding sequence aTGCCTGTCCTTGAATCGGTGCCTATCGATGACAGGGCCAAGGGTATGAAGGACATTGACCTAGATAAGGACAATATCCCACTCGAGAGGGCGCTAGGCGTCCATTGGGACCCAGAGACGGATAGGTTCGGCTTCAAGACTGTAGACAAGGATAAGATGCCAGCACGTTGCGGCATCTTATCGGTGACAAGCTCCGTGTTTGATCCAATCGGCTTCCTTTCGCCGTTCATTCTGAAAGCCAAGCTGATTTTGCAGGACTTGTGTCGTCTCAAGATAGGATGGGATGACGACATTCCCGAGGAGCACTTGTCTAAGTGGCAGAGATGGTTGTCTGATTTACCGAAAGTCTCGAACTTCAAGACAGACAGATGTGTCAAGCCGAAAGACTTTGACAACATTGTCTCTTCCCAATTCTCTTCCCAGTTGGTCCACTTTAGCGACAGTAGCGAGGTTGGATACGGGGTGATGTCGTACCTCAGGTTGGTGAATGGCGACGGAAGGATTCACTGCTGCTTGCTGCTCAACAAGTCTCGTGTTGCGCCGCTCAAGCATATAACGATGCCTAGGATGGAGTTAGCAGGCGCCACTGTCGCCGTTCGCGTGGATAGGATGCTTAGGAAGGAGATAGATCTGCCAGTAGACCGGTCGATCTTATTTACAGACAGTACTGCTGTCATAAAGTACATCAGGAACAGAGGAACCCGGTTCAAGACATTTGTAGCCAATCGACTGGCGATTATCCACGACGGATCCGATGCTTCGCAGTGGTGTTACATAGACACCAAGAGTAACCCAGCAGACCATGCCTCGCGAGGTCTGTGGGCAGAGGACTTCTTGAACTGTATTGCTTGGTCTAATGGTCCGGAGTTCCTCTGGAAGCTGATGGAGGAGTAG
- the LOC135494280 gene encoding uncharacterized protein LOC135494280: MEDSVVKVGGRLSNASMPGKAKYHVILPKNSLVSRLILEDIHRNLMHSGRNHMIAKLRQRYWIVNANSAARKGYSHRDGRSLDTESCINAIRRFIARRGQVVKLRSDNRTNFVATEKELKLAFRSIDQDRIQQMLAKRGIDWEFSTPSAPHQGGVWERQIQTVKRKLKVVFKEQCLNDEGLCTLLCEVEAVVNDRPLTRASDDPNDLDVLTPNDLLLLKKQPFMPVGTFDRDDLYARRRWIQVQFLAELFWKRWLQEYLPLLQTRQKRLAPRRNIVPGDICLVVDQNSPRGVWQLASGGDLPGQERIRQTSKVADSKSIDSGAASAEAVPSVRDGQSTEGLGHYNIHVVVNRALLQC; encoded by the exons ATGGAGGATAGTGTCGTAAAGGTTGGAGGACGGTTGAGCAATGCATCTATGCCAGGGAAAGCAAAGTATCATGTGATCCTGCCAAAGAACAGTCTCGTTTCTCGGTTGATACTCGAGGATATCCATAGGAACTTGATGCATAGTGGTAGAAACCATATGATTGCTAAGCTCAGGCAGAGGTATTGGATCGTTAACGCAAACTCCGCCGCTAGAAAG GGCTATTCACATCGAGATGGCCGCAGTTTGGATACCGAGTCTTGCATCAACGCGATCCGGAGGTTCATCGCTCGTAGAGGTCAGGTCGTAAAGCTGCGCTCAGACAACAGAACGAACTTTGTTGCAACTGAAAAGGAGCTTAAGTTAGCGTTTCGCAGTATCGATCAGGATAGGATCCAGCAGATGTTGGCCAAGCGAGGCATTGATTGGGAGTTCAGCACCCCTTCCGCTCCACACCAAGGGGGTGTTTGGGAACGTCAAATTCAAACCGTAAAGAGGAAACTAAAAGTTGTGTTTAAGGAGCAGTGCTTGAACGACGAGGGCCTGTGCACGTTGCTTTGTGAGGTCGAGGCTGTGGTTAACGATAGACCACTCACTAGAGCATCTGACGACCCCAACGATTTGGACGTTCTTACTCCAAATGACCTGTTGCTGCTCAAGAAGCAACCGTTCATGCCTGTGGGAACATTTGATAGGGACGACCTATACGCTAGGCGCAGATGGATACAAGTGCAGTTTCTTGCGGAATTGTTTTGGAAAAGATGGCTTCAGGAATATCTCCCCCTTCTCCAGACAAGGCAGAAAAGGCTTGCTCCCAGGAGGAACATTGTTCCTGGTGACATTTGTTTGGTCGTTGATCAGAATTCTCCAAGAGGAGTCTGGCAGTTAGCCAGTGGTGGAGACTTACCCGGACAAGAGAGGATACGTCAGACGAGTAAAGTTGCAGACAGCAAGTCGATCGATTCTGGAGCGGCAAGTGCAGAAGCTGTGCCTTCTGTACGAGATGGACAATCCACAGAGGGACTAGGTCACTACAACATACACGTTGTTGTGAATCGTGCGCTTCTTCAATGTTGA